A region of the Arthrobacter sp. FW306-07-I genome:
GCACCTCTAGCGACCTCGAGATTTCGACTGAAACGATGGCGGCGATGCCATCCCTTGTCTCCGACCCGTTGTCCATAACGCCCTTATTAATTGATGGTGTCCTCGTGGGCCGCGTCGCGGCGAGACGGAACGGGGCGCACCTTGGCAGGGGCGCAGTCGCAGTAGCCTAACCAATGCTTGTTAGACCACAGAACCGGGGCCCTGTGCTGTTGCTTCGGCGGGAAGCAGTCGGGGGTTCGCCGCCCTGTAGTGTGCGGCAATGTCGTCACTCGTCGTGATCCACGCATCTGGCTGAGCTGTTATGAACTCCAGTGCCATTTCGAGATACTTGTGGCGGAACGGCTGATTAATGATGAAGGGGTGCAGGCAGAGAGCCATGACCCGGCCGCTGTCAGCGGCATCCTTGCTTAGCTGTTCGTATTGATCCTTTACGACCTGCAAAAAGTCCTTCCCATGGAGGTTCCTGCCGGAAAAGAGGGTCACGTCATTGACTTCAATCGAATAAGGAACGCTCATCATGCCATCCACGTTGAGGTCGAAGGGCTGGTCGTCTGAGCACCAGTCGAGCACATAGTTCAAACCCAGCTTAGCGAGGACTTCGGGGGTGTTGCTGGTCTCCGTCAGGGCGGGGCCTAGCCACCCCTGCGGCTTGCAGCCTGTATGCGCCTCGATGGTTGAAATTACGTTCTTGAGGTAAGCGGTCTCTTCTTCTCGTGACATCCCAGATTGGAAGGTGGAGTTGTCCTGCCCGTGCGCCACCCACGCCCAGCCCCGCTCAATTCCGGCTTTGATGACCTGGGGGTATCGGCTGCACACATCGGAGTTGATAATTGCGCTGGCGCGAATTCCGTGCTTGTCGAGCGCTGCAATCATGCGCCAGATTCCAACACGGAGGCCATAGTCGCGCCAGCCGTAATTGAGCGGATCGGGCTGCAGGCCGGCCGTCCCGCCGAAGATGCTGGTGGACGGCTTGTCAATCTGGTAGTGCTCGATGTTTAGACCCACGTAGAAAGCGACGCGCTTACCATCGGGCCATTGAAGAGCAGGTCGATCAACAATTGCGCTGTAGTCGTAAAGCTGATTATCCATCCAATGTCCTTCCAATTCTTGAGGACAGAAGCCACTTCTGTAGAGTGG
Encoded here:
- a CDS encoding polysaccharide deacetylase family protein — translated: MDNQLYDYSAIVDRPALQWPDGKRVAFYVGLNIEHYQIDKPSTSIFGGTAGLQPDPLNYGWRDYGLRVGIWRMIAALDKHGIRASAIINSDVCSRYPQVIKAGIERGWAWVAHGQDNSTFQSGMSREEETAYLKNVISTIEAHTGCKPQGWLGPALTETSNTPEVLAKLGLNYVLDWCSDDQPFDLNVDGMMSVPYSIEVNDVTLFSGRNLHGKDFLQVVKDQYEQLSKDAADSGRVMALCLHPFIINQPFRHKYLEMALEFITAQPDAWITTSDDIAAHYRAANPRLLPAEATAQGPGSVV